The sequence GGGTCCGCGTCGCGGTACGGCGCGTCCCTGACGACGGAGGGGGTGTAGTAGTTGATGCCGAGGAAGTCCAGGGGCGCGGAGATGACGTCCAGGTCCCCGTCGCGGCGGAAGGTCTGCCGGCGGACGAGCTCCTCCCAGGTGTCGTCCTCGGACCGCGGATAGCGCCCGCCGAGCAGCGGCTCGGTCCAGATCAGGTTGCGCTGGGTCTCGGCGCGCAGGGCCGCGGCCACGTCCCGGGGGTCGTCGGTGGCGGGCAGGACGCGGTCGAGGTTGAGCGCGATCCCGGTCTCCCGGGCGCCCGCTCCGCGCAGGACCGGCACGGCCAGCCCGTGCGCCAGGAGCAGATGGTGCGCGGCGGCCAGGGCCGGGGTCCCGGCGCGGACACCGGGAGCGTGCACGCCGTTCGCGTATCCCAGGAAGGCGCTGCACCACGGCTCGTTGAGGGTGATCCACCGGGGCACGCGGTCGGCGAGCGCGTCGGCGACCAGCCGCGCGTAGTCGGCGAACCGGTGCGCGGTGTCCCGGTCGCGCCAGCCTCCCCTGTCCTCCAGCTCCTGCGGCAGGTCCCAGTGGTAGAGCGTCACGGCGGGCTCGACGCCGGCGTCCAGCAGAGCGTCGACCAGGCGGTCGTAGAAGGCCAGACCCGCCGCGTTCGCCGGGCCGGAGCCGGCCGGCTGCACCCGTGGCCAGCTCACCGAGAACCGGTACGACCGCACGCCCAGCCGCTTCAGCAGGGCGATGTCCTCCGGGTAGCGGCGGTAGTGGTCGCACGCCGTGTCACCGGTGTCTCCCCCGGCCACCGCCCCGGGGCGCCGCGCGAACGTGTCCCATATGGAGGACCCTCGGCCGTCCTCGCGGGTGGCGCCCTCGATCTGGAAGGCCGCCGTGGCCGCGCCGAAGACGAAATCGGGAGGGAAGGCGGGAAAGTCGCT comes from Streptomyces sp. SCL15-4 and encodes:
- a CDS encoding GH1 family beta-glucosidase yields the protein MSDFPAFPPDFVFGAATAAFQIEGATREDGRGSSIWDTFARRPGAVAGGDTGDTACDHYRRYPEDIALLKRLGVRSYRFSVSWPRVQPAGSGPANAAGLAFYDRLVDALLDAGVEPAVTLYHWDLPQELEDRGGWRDRDTAHRFADYARLVADALADRVPRWITLNEPWCSAFLGYANGVHAPGVRAGTPALAAAHHLLLAHGLAVPVLRGAGARETGIALNLDRVLPATDDPRDVAAALRAETQRNLIWTEPLLGGRYPRSEDDTWEELVRRQTFRRDGDLDVISAPLDFLGINYYTPSVVRDAPYRDADPRTRTADDNRFEGAGMPEARHTAMGWPVAPDTLRDLLVELRERYGDALPPVHITENGSAEEDVPDAGGTVHDADRISYLDGHLRAVAAARAEGVDVRGYYVWSLLDNFEWSYGYGKRFGLVHVDYATQRRVPKDSYHWYRAVIAAQA